The proteins below come from a single Cannabis sativa cultivar Pink pepper isolate KNU-18-1 chromosome 3, ASM2916894v1, whole genome shotgun sequence genomic window:
- the LOC133036238 gene encoding uncharacterized protein LOC133036238, with protein MNIGRASSSSVATIFANINSISMLNGTNVKDWKRNLLIVLGCMDLDHTLRNEQPAPLTKESSHDDRREFERLDRSNRVSLMIMKHSIQEAIWGTKSERVTMAKKFLEQIEERLLKTIRLK; from the exons atgaatattggAAGAG CTAGTTCATCTTCAGTTGCTACAATATTTGCtaatattaattctatttctatgcttaatgggACCAATGTCAAGGATTGGAAAAGGAATTTACTTATAGTTCTGGGATGTATGGATTTAGACCATACACTAAGGAATGAACAACCTGCACCTCTCACTAAAGAAAGTTCCCATGATGATAGAAGGGAATTTGAGAGGTTGGATCGTTCAAATCGCGTGAgtctaatgattatgaaacacagCATTCAAGAAGCCATTTGGGGCACAAAATCTGAAAGGGTTACTATGGCCAAGAAGTTCCTTGAACAAATTGAGGAACGTTTGCTAAAAACGATAAGGTTGAAATGA
- the LOC115710555 gene encoding uncharacterized protein LOC115710555, whose protein sequence is MANQSWINKYDHAEAVYLNEWLFDHSFCILTLYPGLACGKKPFKYFRMWKSHPKYEGYLKETWSQRIEGTVMFQKAKITWLQDGDCNTTFFHASIKHMLRQNRILAIEQQDGSRIHDPTLITTAFLEFYKNLGGVWLEDNWETIGDEICKAVKSVLESGKILKVINSTIITLVPKVKCPNTAKDFRPITCCNVIYNIATKLLSSRIMTILPEIISHSQGGFIKGRYIGHNIMICQDLVRHYGRKSNKPSYMIKLDLQKAYDTIEWAFIEEM, encoded by the exons ATGGCCAATCAATCTTGGATCAACAAATATGACCATGCTGAAGCTGTTTATCTTAATGAATGGTTATTTGATCACTCCTTTTGTATTCTAACCCTTTATCCTGGTTTAGCATGTGGTAAGAAGCCTTTCAAATACTTTAGAATGTGGAAATCACATCCTAAGTATGAAGGCTACTTAAAAGAGACTTGGTCACAGAGAATTGAGGGAACTGTTATGTTCCAG AAAGCTAAGATAACATGGTTACAAGATGGAGATTGTAATACTACTTTCTTTCATGCCAGTATTAAACATATGCTGAGGCAAAATCGAATTCTCGCAATAGAACAACAGGATGGGAGTAGGATACATGATCCTACATTGATAACTACAGCTTTCCTGGAATTTTACAAgaacttaggtggcgtttggttggag GATAACTGGGAAACTATTGGTGATGAAATTTGTAAAGCTGTGAAATCAGTCTTGGAATCAGGTAAAATTCTTAAAGTGATCAACTCAACAATAATTACCTTAGTTCCCAAGGTTAAATGCCCAAATACAGCCAAGGATTTTAGGCCAATTACTTGTTGCAATGTTATCTATAACATTGCAACTAAGCTTTTGAGCTCTAGAATCATGACAATCTTACCTGAAATAATATCTCACTCCCAAGGTGGTTTTATTAAGGGGAGATATATTGGGCACAACATAATGATATGCCAGGACTTGGTGAGGCATTATGGAAGGAAATCTAACAAACCAAGCTACATGATCAAGCTAGATCTTCAAAAAGCATATGACACTATTGAGTGGGCTTTCATTGAAGAAATGTGA